In Zingiber officinale cultivar Zhangliang chromosome 8B, Zo_v1.1, whole genome shotgun sequence, a single genomic region encodes these proteins:
- the LOC122015682 gene encoding phospholipase A1-Igamma1, chloroplastic-like produces MAATAQTNLPPCFLMPAAWPLRPILNQPLVRARPSPAPTSRASTARFAISAAMKGESRSSIIEKEQGLYEKAPVVNVDGQLADRWREIHGSGDWAGLLDPVDPLLRSELIRYGEFVQACYDSFNYDPYSRFCGNCRYTPASFFANLGMADHGYSVTRYLYATSNIELPNFFRSSKLHQKTWSQKANWIGYIAVSGDEATARLGRRDIIVVWRGTVTVLEWIEDLKTSQHPVKARGIPCPDESVKVESGFADLYVNKDATCRFCKYSAREQVLSEVRKLVELYAGEKGEEVSVSVMGHSLGSALAVLNAYDIAEMGLTKVGEKAVVPLTVFSFAGPRVGNARFKERFDKELGIKAIRVVNVHDSVPKVPGLVLNEQVPALLWRILEKMPWSYSHVGVELGLDHKLSPFLKNTRDISCFHNLEAHLHLLDGYHGKGRSFASASGRDPALVNKSSDFLKEQVLVPPYWRQDENKGMTQADGRWLLPDRDDHELEDHPQDTHHFLRRLGLAGHQQT; encoded by the exons ATGGCGGCGACCGCACAAACCAATCTTCCTCCATGCTTCCTCATGCCCGCCGCCTGGCCTCTCAGGCCCATCCTAAACCAGCCCCTCGTCCGGGCCCGACCCTCGCCGGCACCTACGTCGAGGGCTTCCACGGCACGATTCGCAATATCGGCGGCGATGAAGGGAGAGTCCAGGTCCTCGATCATCGAGAAGGAACAGGGGCTCTATGAGAAAGCTCCGGTGGTCAACGTCGATGGGCAACTCGCCGATCGGTGGCGTGAGATCCACGGCTCCGGCGACTGGGCCGGCCTGCTCGACCCGGTGGACCCTCTCCTGCGATCGGAGCTGATCCGCTACGGAGAGTTCGTCCAGGCCTGCTACGACTCTTTCAACTACGATCCCTACTCCCGTTTCTGCGGCAACTGCAGGTACACCCCGGCAAGCTTCTTCGCCAACCTCGGCATGGCCGACCACGGCTACTCCGTGACGCGCTACCTCTACGCGACCTCCAACATCGAGCTCCCCAATTTCTTCCGCTCCTCGAAGCTCCACCAAAAGACCTGGAGCCAGAAGGCCAACTGGATCGGCTACATCGCGGTGTCCGGCGACGAGGCCACGGCACGGCTCGGCCGGCGCGACATCATCGTGGTGTGGCGGGGAACGGTGACGGTGTTGGAGTGGATCGAGGACCTGAAGACCTCCCAACACCCGGTGAAGGCGAGAGGGATCCCCTGTCCGGACGAGTCCGTCAAGGTGGAGTCAGGCTTCGCCGATCTGTACGTGAACAAGGACGCGACGTGCCGGTTCTGCAAGTACTCGGCCCGGGAGCAGGTGCTGTCGGAGGTGCGGAAACTGGTCGAACTTTACGCCGGCGAGAAAGGGGAAGAGGTGAGCGTGTCGGTGATGGGTCACAGCTTGGGGAGCGCGCTGGCGGTCCTGAACGCGTACGACATCGCGGAGATGGGGTTAACGAAGGTGGGGGAGAAGGCGGTGGTCCCGCTGACGGTCTTCTCGTTCGCCGGCCCGAGGGTGGGAAACGCGCGGTTCAAGGAGCGGTTCGACAAGGAGCTGGGGATCAAGGCGATCCGGGTGGTCAACGTGCACGACTCGGTGCCCAAGGTGCCGGGGCTAGTGTTGAACGAGCAGGTGCCGGCGCTCTTGTGGCGGATTCTGGAGAAGATGCCGTGGAGCTACAGCCACGTGGGGGTGGAACTGGGACTCGACCACAAACTCTCGCCCTTCCTCAAGAACACCAGGGACATCTCCTGCTTCCACAACCTCGAGGCGCACCTCCATCTCCTCGATGG GTACCATGGGAAGGGGCGTAGCTTTGCGTCGGCGAGCGGGAGAGATCCGGCGTTGGTAAACAAGTCGAGCGACTTCCTCAAGGAACAAGTCCTGGTGCCGCCTTACTGGAGGCAAGACGAGAACAAGGGCATGACTCAAGCTGATGGCCGCTGGTTACTGCCGGACCGCGACGACCACGAGTTG